The genomic interval tgtttattttctttctaagAATCTATTGACCCAAGACTCTGTacagttttgtttttcgagataaaaattttctctagcTGAAACGTGTTTATTTGTGAAATGATGTATCAATAAACGTCAAGTTATAACTATTATCTTAAATCACGGTGTACCGCATGTAactatcttttttttgcctttaaTTCTGTGGATAACATAATATTTAATCGACTGACAAATCATTTACAAACTAATACTCCTACAtagttttcaatattttgacttattattttatttatcaagcCTTACAAAAGGTAATTTGTAATACATACTTGACTTTAATATTTCTGTATAATTCTGATAAATTAGTATTATACAACATTCATTCTGTTCCATCAATAATCATTACACAATATATATGTTTGTATAATTATCAATGAAATCTTTACAAAATGTAATAGATTCTGCAATATTACAGACGCATCACATAGTTGACCATACGATACTTCTTGTAGTAAATGTCATAAAAAATTGCATACTTGATCACGCTGTTGCGTCTGTAGCGTagtttcatcttatttttatttatcctaTTATTTACACTTTATGTACCAAGATTagtgaaattacaaaaacataaCTTCAGATTTGTAGGTAATTTATTTACCATTTAAAAGTAAACATTCAATACTTTGATTCACAGAACGTTCTTCTTTCCGATacgcaaatattttcaagtgtTTTAACTCAAGACTGACAATTGTCATCCCATTTCATAGGACTTAAAATATTACCACACCCAAACACCCCTAAGTATTACATGCTTAGAactataatttgaattttatttatagcaGGTATTCTGCTcagaatttatataaaaatatgtttGCTGTGCAGATAATAAATTTCCTGTCTTATAATTTTGTCACATAATGTGATAATAAAACTTTATAGTTTTCCGATGTACCGCCAAGACTTATATGCAGCATTTAAATGCATAACGTGCATCCATGGGATACAACAAAAGACATGAAACTAAAAAAGTTACGATTAAGATGTTTTGCATTTTCAATTGCGATGTGAGTTGGTGATCTTGATCATATAAAGTGGTGCAGTAGCAGAATCGATGTCCTAGTAATTGGGTTGGCTTATGCTGCGTTAACTTGTATGACATTTCTCTTACCAAACGTTGTATATTTCACAGAACATTTATAGTCCAGACACGTTTATTTGTACATAGTTACCATATGCGGTGGAAAGGTCTACCCAACCAATTATTAGATTCACACAACATCAAAAATAGATTGTTACAAGTGCTTCTTATTACACACCAGTAGacttatttaaatattttagtACCAACTCttacatattacataaatttgtAGTCCAATCTTGGATATCTAAGTTATGGACGATGCACATTCAAAATCATGTATCTAGTATTTTTTAATATGTAGGTTTATACCTACATTTAAATGAAGTGTAATTGGTATGtttcactcatttttttttctttattttgggATGCTCAACTCGATTcctctataggtatatcatcAACTACAGAAACAGTATTCTTACTATTCAAGTTCGTTGGAAatctaataaaataaattgaaacatGTGGCTTGCATGTGTATCGTCGATATTATAAACTATAaactgtataatatatatatatatataatatatatacatacatatctatatatatatataataaaattaaatgtgATGCATCATCAGACATACTTTTATGCTCGACTACGTGGCTTCTTACGTGCCGATGATTCACTGGTAGTGGAGACTGATGCAGCTCCAACACCTGTTCCAGCCCGCTTCGGACGACCCAATGCGTTTAAGGTAGAAATGGTCCCAGAAACATTTGGAGCtgttgctgaaaaaaaatgtgggtaATGATATGAAATTGTATCCAAAAcgatataattgtataattgtatCATATTCGGAATCCACTGAACAAAATTATAGTtcaatatacattttttttggcACTAATATTATTGTTTGATACTTACGACAGGCCTTAGGCTTCCTTGGTAGTGCGTTCACATTATTAATCTCTGGTTTAGCTGCGACTTTTTTAGTTTCGACTTTCTTATCaactattctttttttattggcATACAGAGGGAGGTCGGCACTTGGAAATGAGGTTCGTGAACTACGAGTTGCTGCGCGCTCCGCTCTATTATTGCCTCCTTTGCTAATCGTTTTAGCAGCAATTGTTGCCACTTTGGatccagttattttttttgtcaatggCTGTTTTGCAGGCACTTTATCATCATCTTCGTCTTCAGGATTATCTTCAGTATCGGTTGATTCTgtttttgaagattttccCCCACGTCTTAgtttacttccttttttcgttgtttttagCTGTGATTCGTCTCTAAAGAGGGACAGATCCACTGAAAACATATCGACGTCAATTAGATCCAGGTTTTCAGACATGATAAGGTGATATGTATCAAGACCTAACTAACAAGATCTTCAATCAAGATCAACTCCAAACCGAACGGAAATCATACTCACATCCATCAGGGTGCTCTTCAGTCACTCGAGGCTTTTCTGAAAGACCTGCCTCAACGTCTATGGCTCGCTTCAGTATGTTTTCCGTTCGTAGAAGTTCTAACTTGGTTAGctggtatttatttttatccacttTATTCAAATTGAGGTTGGTTAATATACAGTCGAAGTCTGGAACACGAAGAATGCAACTATTTAGATACAAGATCaacattttcattgatttgtATATGACTTTGTGAACACCGCTAGGTGTGTCAATCAACTAATATTTCATATCACCTGTGAAATCATAGAAGTCTGGTGAATATATTTCCCCATTGTTCTTATCTTGTGATAACCAACGAATACGAATGCGTCGGCTggatttgtaaatattttgcATTGCCTGACAGACGTAGAAGCTACCTTCGGCGTTTCTCACAGCTAAAAATTCGTTTCTGAAACATAACATTAGTATTATTTTGTatcataaaatttgaaaataatgtttTTCTATATTACGTTATTAGATAACACAATTGTTGATCATTGCTGAGACCAGTTAATTTGACTAACTCATAAGTCAAAAGAGTAATTGACTTACTTGTAGAACACAATAAGTTTATCATCGGCTGCTTTCGAACTAGGAGATTTGTTCAATGTTTTAACAATCATTGCCAACTCTGGTAGGGGACTTTGATAAGGCTGCGTTCTAATGCggtttctttttggttttccagGAGCATCAGGGGAGAGCGTAGAACTGTTGAGATCTTTCAATTCCCGAGATTTTCTTTTATGACTTCTGCGTGGTGTTTCAACTTGTACATCTGTTTTTGGTGGACTATTTGTCACAGCAGGTTGTTCTGGTGGTGTCTTAGAACTTTGAGGTGTTGTTACTGCACCACTAGGCCGTGGGGTAATTTCTGCATCTTCGACGGGTGGTTTTACTTGTACAGGTGTATTACTACTAGTACCACTTGATATTTCGTCATGTTCTTTTGAGCCATTACTCAGACtggtctttttctcttcaacttttACTGGCGGGCTAGGATGCTCAACTAGAACAGAGTGAAACAAAGGACATCATTTCAATTACTCTAGGTGTTTGCTAATCTTTTACTTTGTTTTGTGAAATTGTGTATACAGTTAGTAAAATTTGAACTTCAGATTGCATTATACCCTTATGCATACCTGGTGCATCCGTAGATGTGACTGGTGGTTCTGTAATCGAATCAGCAGCCACTTGGGGAGGTGTTGAATTCTCAGTATTTAGATTGTTATTTTGAGGGCTGGCTTCAATCGGCTTTTTAGCTGGTTCACTTTCTTCGGTCTTTACAGGTTTTTGCACCTCTGTGccatttggaatatttttttctgtttctggtTCTTTTTCAGTTAAACGCGCTGGAGGGGAAGATGATTGTGGCGGTGGCTTATGATCCTGCACCAAACTGAGAGGCTGAGTGGGTGGCGGTTGCAGCGTCGCGTAACTGAGTGTGGTGCCTGGCAGAGGCTTTACGGGAATTGATTCTGGTCCTGCATTGGTACTAGGTACTACTTTTTGGGCCATCATATTCATTGGCAGTATGGAATGGGTGGTGGTTGATGATGCTTGCATCGATCCTCCTTGCAGGGACGATTTCACTGCGGAAGCACTCATCATCTCTATTGCACTATCTAATTCCACCTTTAACActgtaaataaaaacaattatcTGACTTTTATAAACTAGAGCCATAAGTGACCTTAAAAATAAGCTGAATAAGATTCTCAAAAAAGCTTTATAACAGCTAATCAATTTAGTCTAACGtgcttttacttttcaaattGTGTTTCGGTATCGCTGCAATATGAAATACAGTGTATGTTATGAGCACTATCGATGTAAGATTAGATGGAATTTGAACATGTTTTGGATTAATTGAGCGACTCAGCATCATTCTATTTAGAGTTTGTTAGGAGTACGAGTACAATGAATTTCTCCATTTGAACGATTCACTCTGCGTGATCTGTGAAAGCAAGAATAATATGGAACTCAGATACAAGTACGCACCGTCTAGGGGTACGCAATACTAGAACTGTCTACTGTAAGCGTATGTGCCTTAGAAGTTTCGAGCTACCATAATTTAAGACCCGCACCTATGGCTAACGCAGAATTAAAAGTTGTTTGACACTGATTGCGCAATGCGTTCAAGTTCACTAAGGAGCATCGATATGTCAAAGTGTAATATAACGCATAGAGATAAGGATTAAGAGatgtataaataaacgaactgAAGACAGCGAAACAGCAGCTTGAGCCATAAACATAAACATGGTGTGACCAAATGGAGCATAACACTGCCTGATGCGGGGAAACCGCGCTCATCAACATTCACTAACGCGGGATCCTCGGATAGTCCCCAACATCCGGATATCAAAAGGGGAATGCTTACCTTACTGTCAGCACAACGAGAACGGGTGCCTCGTATTATCTATAGTCTCTATGTTACCGTTTGCATACAATTGTTCATTCTTAtactgttattatcattacaaaTTGCCAATGAGAGGTATTTTTGTTGGTGATACGTCGAAGCGTTCGACGTAAATCATAACACTTTCACTGTACGATATTATTCACTCGAACAACAATAAACCGTTTCGCCCATAGATAactatcataattattatttcaccacACAAAAAacaagtataataattaaactatGCAGAACTTCAGATGGCGTCGGTTTTATTCAAGGTCGATGAATTTACACGGGTGTTTAAAATCATCGCCAAGGTTTATATAAGATTTGCTCTGCGGATATGGTGTATGTAGGTATTAAAAGCTGCGAAGGCGTATGGTGGCGCATGATACGGGGTAGTATGGTGAACGATGCGAGATGCCATCGAGATGCCGCTCAGCCACATCTCAACCATGGACGTAGATTATTGTTACGGCCGCGGCCGCAAGGCTATTCAGCGATTTCATTGGTGGACGCCATTAAGCAACATGTCGACGTGTCGACATCATCTAACTAACAACTATCGAGTCAATACTCCCGATGTACTAATTTTCCTTaggagttgaaatttttctaattggTTTCACGCTATTGATACGTGATAATAAAAACTTTCGATTCATGCTGCGGAATTTATTCGGAGAAGATAGTCAACAGAATTGCGTCACTTCATTTGTCAATAAATGCCGCGCGTCTTTTTTTCCGGATGCACTGTAGGCCACCATATTTCCGGATGCCCGTTTGAAATTATGAATTCGCCAATCGAATTTTAGCAGCtgctgaatgaaaaaagccgTTGATGATATCGAAAATTAGTCCCGTTTGttcagatttatttattaaactATAACTTActtcagattatttttttatttatcaatttacaaTTATCTTTATCTACTTAGGTACAGAACACGTTCATTATTTCGAGGAAAATTTAAGCAATACTGAGGACAAAAATTTCtcctaaataaataattaatagtaTGTTTTCTTCATCTTATCATCAGCTCAGCGTAAACAACCTTTGCAGAACTTCAATTATTATGATACAACATTAAAATATACCTAAATATACCTTACAGATTGCGAAGTATGTCTTCAAACATCTTGTATAGCGGAACGTATTTCTTCAATAAGTTTGTACGTAAATTATGGTTTTCTGTAACTGATTTCAGCTCTTCGACGGACATGACGAGTAAAAGTTGGCTCTTTAATTTAGAACAACAAAATTATGTTCATTCGATTTGCTAGACAAGTATAACTACAATTGATCGCTGTACGTTCCCGAGTTTTGATTGATAccttcaaattcaaattgatGCCGAGTTCGGTGCATGGGTATTTCCACTTGATTCGAAAGTATTCGCTCCAAATTTATAGGCAAAAGAACGAATATTCTGGTAATggtatttttatctttttttttcaactttattcgATATAAGAAACACATTGAAATGGATCACCAACCACCACAAAGATGTTTCCCACGTATTCGGAGGAAAGGTGGTACGAAAGAAACATAATATACACACGAGTACACATTTTTCTGACTTTTTGTGCATTGTAAGGAATCTTACTCAAATCAATGACATCAAATTGCATTCTATTCAACGAATGATCATGGCAATATCCCGCACAAGTCTCAGATACCGGTACGGTATCATACCTACCGGCCTAGAGCTTAATAATATAATCACCTGTAcctgaaaatgatttttgaattgGCTGATCTGATCTCTCACCTATGGGGTTAAGAGAATGAATGCGGTGTACAATGTCaaatttaatcaaaaattatacgaatataccCGAAAGGAATTATTCTGTTTGTGTGTTAAGATTTCTCTGTTACAAACCTGCATACGAGATGAAAGTTGGTGAAACTGTcaaacatatatgtacatactgtacgtatatcacgcacacgtgtgtacaaTCTATTTTATTCATGCGAAAACCAAGGataaatgatataattaaagttaatgataaaaataatcaggCAAACGATTTCCGTAATAGTCTAACGTGTATGGATAATTTCTCGTCGGAATTTGACGCAGGATCGTAACTCGAAGGTACCACTAATAATTTGAAGGACGAGTGGGGACTTGAAAGAGTTTCGTGTACCTGGACTGATATTACAAGCTTTGGAGAAAGTGAGAGCCGGGCGTGCGGTACGGTACGAGCTGGCGATGAGCTGAAGAGCAGGTACGCAGGCAAACAGGCAAACAGGCTGTGCGACGACCAGGCGAAGAGCAAGCCGCGAGCGAGTCTCTTCTTCGAATAGACGGATAGTCGTGGTGAACACACTCGCGGGATCACCTTGTTACATCggtattaataaaatatcgaaaagataaaaaattgtcgcgaTCATCATACTTTCGGTaaaaatcgagataaaattttaatcagtgttcgtaattttttatcaacataAGTCGTCGGGGGTTCGCTACGCTATGTGAACTATCATGTACAtacaaataattcaaataaaatgaacttgATGAGAAATGAACGGAGTAATAATCAAAGTTAAACCAAATTAAATTCCAAATAATGATCGTTTTACAATaaaggaataaatgaataaacgataaataaaaaaattgaatcgataaTCATCGTAACGTGCGCGACGACCTCTCCATTCTTACGcacatgaaaaataatgtcaaattgatcgaattaatattaatgtaacttaatgaaaatatatacaccgcTTTCACAGTTGAACGAATTTCTTATTCGAGATAGCGTCTTCAGCTGTTTGTGAGTGAAAGAAAGTTCTTCGAGAGAAACCTGTGAAGTTAACCCGGTGGATTAGCCTCAATTATTACAACTGGTAAGTCGATGATCATGTCTCTTCACCTCACTTTcgtacgttatatttttattacaaaaatatgggtgtatgaaattatatattttaaagcCTGCGTTATGCCTTCTTACATCCGACATATTACCTCTTTCGCTCGATCTACTTCTAACTAATTTACCGTTATGACCCGAAACCTAATGTTGGTTGTTGAACGAACTCGGGATTCTGAACTACTTTCAAAGTCTAGCTCATAGAAGGCAAGAGTTCTTCGTCCGCCATGTCTGCAGAGGACACCTTGAAGCTCAAGGTCAAGAACCCAAACTCGATGATACGTATAACATATCGTATAACTTTTCACcttctataaattttttccgcaaaATTGTTTTCATGCGTACGAGGATCATTTGTTGCAACCGGTGTAATTCGCTTTCTGTATGGTACATACGGCGTGATAGGTAATAAAATTCCACCGGCACGAAGCCTGGAGGGGCAgccttttcatttcttcactTTCACTTCTTTACCTTCTTCTGCAGCGCTTCTCAaagcatatacatatgatatacCGTACCCGTATGCTCACAATATAATATACTCGGTAAAACTTTTATCTCGAGAGTGCATGTAACTCAATAATCATATTACAGACTTGTACGATCACATCCTGCTTCAAGTTTACGTAGATTCTGCCTTGGATTATTTTACCATTCAAGTTCTCCAAACGGGATTGTCACACATAAACGAGGCAAACTATGCGTATAAACTTGAAACGGGGCAAACGTGGTAATTATGTAACTTGGTTGTGTTAATGACTTACATATCCTCGGCGGACCAGCGGAATTGTTGTGTATTTATATGCACATAATTATCGGTGATTTTATAGAATTTCTGACGATATTCAaatcacgaaaaaaattccttgagtttttttttaactgaaATTGTGTCTGTACGCGGTATGAGTGTTTATACTTATTCCATGTGCTTTGGACCTATCGTATATCATATGATACGGGTTAATCATTCCCCATAATTACATGAATTATAGTATTGCTTTGCGAAGAAAATGCTACTGAGGATAATTTCTCATTTCCAAGTTAGCGTATAAAACCTACGCTTCGGAGTATCACTTTCTAATTCCTTATACTTATTGGCCTCTGGGTTGACCACGGTCAGTATCAAATGTCGCgggcgaatcgaatcgaaggtaatcgaatcgaaggaaaaatttacaagttcaatgttatatatttaattttttttttttatctctaaaTTCTGCCCCGGACTATTCTCTCTGATGATATTGTAGTTGATAATTGAATATGAGGCGCTCAATGAGTCCAATAACCGACGTAcgttttttcacattttcaaatCACAGAGGAACGTATAACGTACTGCAAATTAGTGAAAGTACCGAGTATGGATGATCGTTGATCGGGCAGTAATTCACAACGACCTCAGCTACACGTCGAATGATGGAAGATAGATTCAGTTGCCGTTTATTCGCAGATCTCTCTCCGCAGGTTATCGTCGTACACGGCGCACTGTGCAAAACGTTAGATCTGCCTCGATACGTGCCAAACgcatttataattattgttagaGTTCGAGAAAGC from Athalia rosae chromosome 1, iyAthRosa1.1, whole genome shotgun sequence carries:
- the LOC105686055 gene encoding uncharacterized protein LOC105686055 isoform X1 — encoded protein: MMLSRSINPKHVQIPSNLTSIVLITYTVFHIAAIPKHNLKMLKVELDSAIEMMSASAVKSSLQGGSMQASSTTTHSILPMNMMAQKVVPSTNAGPESIPVKPLPGTTLSYATLQPPPTQPLSLVQDHKPPPQSSSPPARLTEKEPETEKNIPNGTEVQKPVKTEESEPAKKPIEASPQNNNLNTENSTPPQVAADSITEPPVTSTDAPVEHPSPPVKVEEKKTSLSNGSKEHDEISSGTSSNTPVQVKPPVEDAEITPRPSGAVTTPQSSKTPPEQPAVTNSPPKTDVQVETPRRSHKRKSRELKDLNSSTLSPDAPGKPKRNRIRTQPYQSPLPELAMIVKTLNKSPSSKAADDKLIVFYKNEFLAVRNAEGSFYVCQAMQNIYKSSRRIRIRWLSQDKNNGEIYSPDFYDFTDFDCILTNLNLNKVDKNKYQLTKLELLRTENILKRAIDVEAGLSEKPRVTEEHPDGLDLSLFRDESQLKTTKKGSKLRRGGKSSKTESTDTEDNPEDEDDDKVPAKQPLTKKITGSKVATIAAKTISKGGNNRAERAATRSSRTSFPSADLPLYANKKRIVDKKVETKKVAAKPEINNVNALPRKPKACPTAPNVSGTISTLNALGRPKRAGTGVGAASVSTTSESSARKKPRSRA
- the LOC105686055 gene encoding uncharacterized protein LOC105686055 isoform X3, translated to MMSASAVKSSLQGGSMQASSTTTHSILPMNMMAQKVVPSTNAGPESIPVKPLPGTTLSYATLQPPPTQPLSLVQDHKPPPQSSSPPARLTEKEPETEKNIPNGTEVQKPVKTEESEPAKKPIEASPQNNNLNTENSTPPQVAADSITEPPVTSTDAPVEHPSPPVKVEEKKTSLSNGSKEHDEISSGTSSNTPVQVKPPVEDAEITPRPSGAVTTPQSSKTPPEQPAVTNSPPKTDVQVETPRRSHKRKSRELKDLNSSTLSPDAPGKPKRNRIRTQPYQSPLPELAMIVKTLNKSPSSKAADDKLIVFYKNEFLAVRNAEGSFYVCQAMQNIYKSSRRIRIRWLSQDKNNGEIYSPDFYDFTDFDCILTNLNLNKVDKNKYQLTKLELLRTENILKRAIDVEAGLSEKPRVTEEHPDGLDLSLFRDESQLKTTKKGSKLRRGGKSSKTESTDTEDNPEDEDDDKVPAKQPLTKKITGSKVATIAAKTISKGGNNRAERAATRSSRTSFPSADLPLYANKKRIVDKKVETKKVAAKPEINNVNALPRKPKACPTAPNVSGTISTLNALGRPKRAGTGVGAASVSTTSESSARKKPRSRA
- the LOC105686055 gene encoding uncharacterized protein LOC105686055 isoform X2, which encodes MLMSAVSPHQAVLCSIWSHHVYVYGSSCCFAVFMLKVELDSAIEMMSASAVKSSLQGGSMQASSTTTHSILPMNMMAQKVVPSTNAGPESIPVKPLPGTTLSYATLQPPPTQPLSLVQDHKPPPQSSSPPARLTEKEPETEKNIPNGTEVQKPVKTEESEPAKKPIEASPQNNNLNTENSTPPQVAADSITEPPVTSTDAPVEHPSPPVKVEEKKTSLSNGSKEHDEISSGTSSNTPVQVKPPVEDAEITPRPSGAVTTPQSSKTPPEQPAVTNSPPKTDVQVETPRRSHKRKSRELKDLNSSTLSPDAPGKPKRNRIRTQPYQSPLPELAMIVKTLNKSPSSKAADDKLIVFYKNEFLAVRNAEGSFYVCQAMQNIYKSSRRIRIRWLSQDKNNGEIYSPDFYDFTDFDCILTNLNLNKVDKNKYQLTKLELLRTENILKRAIDVEAGLSEKPRVTEEHPDGLDLSLFRDESQLKTTKKGSKLRRGGKSSKTESTDTEDNPEDEDDDKVPAKQPLTKKITGSKVATIAAKTISKGGNNRAERAATRSSRTSFPSADLPLYANKKRIVDKKVETKKVAAKPEINNVNALPRKPKACPTAPNVSGTISTLNALGRPKRAGTGVGAASVSTTSESSARKKPRSRA